In Pontiella desulfatans, one DNA window encodes the following:
- a CDS encoding mandelate racemase/muconate lactonizing enzyme family protein — MMGTTRREMVGVTAVAVASMAFAREHPMVKIERIELFPMRYPMKGYFKFFTGPHGGDGRAAIIIKMTAGDGTVGWGQSVPIAKWSYETLETATIALRDYFAPALIGHDPVDISGAHKIMDKAIAPGFSTGMPITRAGIDIALHDLVGRLKGLSLSEMWGRPSSERIELSWTVNVKSLDDIETVMGEGSKQGYRNFNIKVGPDPVFDVELARRVRKNAPDCFLWADANGGYTPEKALEAAPKLADVGVDILEAPLRPNRISGYQALKKQGALPILMDEGVVVPEDLEEFIKLGMLDGIAAKPSRCGGLTSNKRQIELCLENGLMWVGSGLTDPDISLAATLGLYGAFGLQKPAALNGDQFLSADVLKKRIRIEDGFTYVPKGAGLGVEVDEAKVVELMKRSGGDKMLRGMK; from the coding sequence ATGATGGGTACGACTCGAAGAGAGATGGTAGGGGTTACGGCGGTGGCGGTGGCGTCGATGGCTTTTGCAAGGGAGCATCCGATGGTGAAGATTGAGCGAATTGAACTTTTTCCGATGCGCTACCCCATGAAGGGCTATTTCAAGTTTTTCACGGGGCCGCACGGCGGCGACGGGCGCGCGGCTATCATTATTAAGATGACGGCAGGCGATGGGACGGTCGGGTGGGGGCAGAGCGTGCCGATTGCCAAGTGGAGCTATGAAACGCTCGAAACCGCAACCATAGCCCTGCGCGACTATTTTGCACCTGCGCTGATCGGGCACGACCCGGTGGATATTTCCGGTGCCCACAAAATCATGGACAAGGCGATTGCCCCCGGGTTTTCCACCGGCATGCCGATCACCCGTGCGGGCATCGACATTGCCCTGCACGATTTGGTTGGAAGGTTGAAAGGCCTGTCGCTCTCGGAAATGTGGGGGAGACCCTCTTCCGAACGTATTGAACTGAGCTGGACGGTTAACGTGAAATCGCTCGACGATATAGAAACGGTGATGGGCGAGGGGAGTAAACAGGGCTACCGCAACTTTAATATAAAGGTCGGCCCTGATCCCGTGTTTGATGTGGAGCTGGCCAGGCGGGTGCGTAAAAACGCGCCGGACTGCTTCCTTTGGGCGGACGCCAATGGCGGCTATACGCCGGAAAAGGCGCTGGAGGCCGCACCGAAGCTGGCGGACGTTGGTGTCGATATCCTTGAAGCGCCGTTGCGCCCGAACCGGATCAGCGGTTATCAGGCGCTTAAGAAGCAGGGCGCCTTACCCATCCTGATGGACGAGGGTGTGGTTGTGCCGGAGGATCTCGAAGAGTTCATCAAACTCGGCATGCTCGATGGCATTGCGGCCAAGCCCTCGCGGTGCGGCGGGCTTACCTCCAATAAACGACAGATCGAGTTGTGTTTGGAAAATGGTTTGATGTGGGTCGGCAGCGGCCTGACCGATCCAGATATTTCGTTGGCGGCCACGTTGGGGCTTTATGGCGCGTTTGGCCTGCAAAAACCGGCTGCGCTCAATGGAGACCAGTTCCTGAGTGCCGATGTGCTGAAGAAGCGCATCAGAATTGAAGACGGTTTTACCTATGTGCCAAAGGGCGCCGGCCTCGGCGTCGAGGTCGACGAGGCCAAGGTGGTCGAATTGATGAAGCGCAGTGGTGGTGATAAAATGCTGAGAGGAATGAAATGA
- a CDS encoding ThuA domain-containing protein: MKNLISIAVLGLAVGATATEYLVAPEAGDIKPPTEEWVGRIESLAPAKAMAVPAKPRKVLVFSLATGFKHTVAPHVKEVTKVLGEKSGAFEVEFNDDISVFEKESLKQYDAVLLNNVCPDRSKRDLFWDVLKDEKKAAELEANVLEYVDGGGGLVVVHGAIAFQINSPAVSDMMGGSFDWHPKFQSVTLELVDPKHPLVAAFDGKGFIHQDEPYLFKNAYKDKNFRPLLEMEVSRLDPATLKKPLPEDDYYVAWIKSHGKGRVFFCSPSHHPASYETKAMLRFLLDGIQYAMGDLKCDDSPTGVR, translated from the coding sequence ATGAAGAACTTGATATCGATTGCCGTGTTGGGGTTGGCCGTTGGTGCGACGGCAACAGAATACCTCGTGGCGCCCGAGGCCGGGGACATCAAACCGCCAACCGAGGAGTGGGTCGGCAGGATTGAATCGTTGGCGCCGGCCAAGGCGATGGCGGTTCCGGCCAAGCCGCGCAAGGTGCTGGTCTTCTCGTTGGCGACGGGCTTTAAGCACACCGTGGCACCGCATGTGAAGGAAGTGACGAAGGTGCTCGGCGAAAAGAGCGGCGCGTTCGAAGTGGAATTCAATGACGACATTAGCGTTTTTGAAAAGGAGAGCCTGAAGCAATACGATGCCGTTCTCCTGAACAATGTTTGCCCCGACCGGTCGAAGCGCGACCTGTTTTGGGATGTCCTTAAGGATGAAAAGAAGGCCGCGGAGCTGGAAGCCAATGTGTTGGAATATGTCGATGGCGGGGGAGGGCTCGTGGTGGTGCATGGCGCCATTGCATTCCAGATCAATTCCCCGGCCGTTAGCGACATGATGGGCGGCAGCTTCGACTGGCATCCGAAGTTCCAGTCCGTGACGCTGGAGTTGGTCGACCCGAAGCATCCGCTCGTGGCCGCGTTCGATGGCAAGGGTTTCATCCATCAGGACGAGCCCTACCTCTTTAAGAACGCCTATAAGGATAAGAATTTTCGGCCGCTGCTGGAGATGGAGGTCTCCAGGCTGGATCCAGCGACATTGAAAAAACCTCTTCCGGAGGACGATTACTATGTCGCTTGGATCAAGTCGCACGGCAAAGGGCGCGTCTTTTTCTGTAGTCCGTCGCACCATCCCGCCAGCTACGAAACCAAAGCCATGCTCCGCTTCCTGCTCGACGGCATCCAGTATGCAATGGGTGATTTGAAGTGCGACGATTCCCCGACAGGCGTCCGGTAG